Genomic segment of Panicum virgatum strain AP13 chromosome 9N, P.virgatum_v5, whole genome shotgun sequence:
TATGTAaaaattttactaatttgaagtactaaataaaatctatttaaaaaaataaaatttatttacaaaactttttgtatagatagattgtaaatcgcgagacgaatctaataatactaattaatctataattagtggATTATTACTGTAATATCACTTGCACTTGCAAATCATAGAtaaagtagactcattagattcgtctcgcgatttaaacccatctataaaaaaaattgtaaatagacttcatttaatacttcatgtatccaacatttgatgtgacatttttttatatttacggGTAAAGATCTGTTAACAGAGCCTAGATGTGATGTGGCGGTGCCGAGGCAGCCCACCCGACGGATTTATCCctgaggggtgctggagctgtgAACCCACGTCCCAAGACTTCTCGGCCCGTGTTCAACCGCAACACAGTAGGGCTGCCTCGGCACGTACAGGCGCTGCCGCCTGCTGGCTCTCACTGCACAACCCACCGCCCAGATATCTCCACATCACCACAATAACATCAGAATACAACGTACCAGCATATACATGCTCAGGAACTCATCACTCGTCCATATCACTGGAACACGGTCGTACAAACAAAACTGTTTTCCGGGAGATGTTCATCTTGTTATTTACATAAATGTGGAGTAACCAAAAAAAAGGAAGCTACGAATAGTATATATACATTTCCTCTACTGCCGCCACTTATTAGAGCCTAGTGTATACAGCAAGATGCTGGAGTGTGTCAAGAACGCAAGAATCGTACGAATGCTCAATCTGTTAATTTTGTCTCGGtcagaagaaattcacctgccTGATAGGCGCTAGTGAACGGTTCTCAAGCAGGCTCGGCTGTAATGACAGCCCGAATGGAGAACCAGAAAATCCTGGCAATGACGCCTGGCTGCAACACACAAACAATATAAAGGATCATTCCCAGTGTGATCATTGTGCACAGAACTACGgctacaaaaagaaaaaatccgTTTGCAAAGGCTGGATGCTAGATGTGTCTGCCCATTGTTACCTGTCAACCATATATGCCTGTTGCCAGGATGGAATGGCTGGAACATCACCAATGGGACGATCTGATGGCACCAGTGGCCAAAAACCTGCTACGCAGAATAAGCCACGTTTGTCAACACAACTGAAAATGACATCTAAAACTGGTGCTAAGTTGTGCAACATGACAAATATTAAACCATAAATATCCAGTTATTGCACTTGCTGGCCCTCCGCCCTTGTCAGTGTTATCAAGTGTGATACCCTTGAAACTTCATTACTGTGATAAGGAAAAGCGGCAAACAATCCTACAAAAGATACAACCAGACGTACCAGGCTTGACAGGCGTATTCTCAAATCCTGAGTATAGTAAAATTTCCTGCATATCAAAACAGCTAATGTCAGGATGACACCCAATCATTGCATTCTGAAATCGTTTCCACACACACATTCTAATAACATCTCACCTCTTCTGTACGTTGTGGAACATGGTTAGCAAGGTCTGCACAACAAAAGGAGGAATTTAAAAAAGCATGCAACAGCTGGCAAGATGATAAGCTAGCAATGATGACAAAGGGTTGCTAACAAAAACCATCAACGCCATTTAAGCCAAAAGTAAAACAGTTCATGACCAAATTATATTTTTGAGCCTCAATATGCTACTCCAAAAAATATGGAACAACAGATTAAAACCATGGACACACATCTACAGGGACAAATAGCCACGCACCTGTTCCAGGAAAACTTGGCTTTAGACTGAGTGTTAAATCAAGGAAACAGTCATCAGGTTCTGTGCTGAAATCCCACAGGTTCAGTTCCAGCTTTGGATGCGCTTCTGTTAAAGTTCAAACGAACCTTAGTCTGAATATAGTTGTCTTGCAAAATGTTGGCATGCCATAAACTAGATTTTGTAAAAAGACTCACTAGGTTCATTTGTTTTTGTATGGGAAGTATCATGAACAGGTCTTGGTACCCAGTTGCACACCTAAAACTCCAAGAGTCAGGCACACTCGAAATGGAAAGTACGGTATCAACGACAAATCTACGAGTAACTCTGTACATTAAAGAAGGGATGCTGTAATGTTTGCTCAGCAGTTGGCCTCCTTCGTGGATCCCAGGAACAAAGCCGCTATCAAAACAAAGGAAAAGGGTACCATGTTAATATTGAGATGTGCTATTGGACTAATAATCTAAAGTAATATAACTAGATTGTAGCGTAACTTTGTTTCAAAACTAGGGAATTAAAGACAAACCCATAACTTTGTTTCATAACCAAACTAGGGAATTAAAGACAAACCCATAACTTTGTTTCATAACCAAACAACAGAGAAGCAGCGTAGATCAATGTACCTGGATCAAGTCAATTGCTTCCAAAGAAGCATTAGGAATAAGCTCCCATAAGTTTCTTGGAGGAATCTATCAGAAAGGAAAACAATAAGTGCCTGGAAACATTTGATCCAATGAATCCAGATGGTACTCAATTTCACCTGAAAAAACTTAAAGCTACTTGAACCAGGCAGGTTCATTCCCTCTGGCCACACAGTGCAATCTGGGGTCCCAAGCACAGTGCATATTTTGTAAAGCTGGTCTGTCTCACTGCGataaaattaaaggaaaaagaaacaaTGTTAAATCACACAAAATCATGGAAAAATAAATGCACACATGGtctacattttttttgtttacagAGGCCCAACTGGAATCGTGAAAATTCAGGTGCAAGTTttattaacttgagcttcaaaACATCAACAGCACGATCATTCTCAAGGCTGCTTGCATGTAAAAGGAAAATGCAACACAGAGCGTAAGCTACAGATACAGATGTGAGGAaaacacaattccaaaacagcTACAGAGGTGAGAGGCCTTTGTGCTGATAATCAAAGTATAACTGATAGTGTGGAGTGGAATTTCCTACCTAGCAGAAAGCTATATGTTTTCATCAAGACAAACACGAAATTATTTGCCCTTCAGCAGAACCAAAAAGGTGATTATTGAAAATAAAACATGGTAGcacaaaaatttcacactagaagaactaAACAAGTGCGATATATGCATTAAGATACAGTTAGAATAAATACATGATGCCTAATACAGACAACTGCTTTCGCAATACAGTGATTGTACACAAAAGATCAGGACTACAGTATTACCTTTCACCAGGAAAAAGTGGGGACAATGTGAACAGCTCAGCCAAAATCGCACCAACAGCCCACATGTCTGTGAAAGTGCGCAGCTAGCAAATGGTTAATAAGGGAAGCTAAATAACACTAaacaaaaaaattgagaaaaagaGCATCATGTTGTTTGCTCTTGGTGATGTGGAATTATGCTCTGTTTGGATAGAATCAAATAAATGTGAGAGATGCTATGAGACATGACAAACTAAAAGGTTGCCAAAGTATGATAAATCTTTTTCTAGCTAGTTTTTGTAGCATAAGAGGAATCCTTTTCGTGCATTATGCAAAGCAGCATTGGAGATTGAGCAAGCTATACAGAATCAAGATGAGAAGTTAACAGAACCCAAGAGAAGGGCAGAAGCAAATCACCAATAGCAGGTGTGTAAGCTGACGATTGGAGTAGAACCTCTGGTGCCCGATACCTAAAGAACAAAGATAATCTTGAAGTGTCATTCACGCAGTcaagatatatattttttttaaaaaaaatgtgttTCAAATTTCATACACAAACTCACCATCTGGTGGAAACATAATCAGTATAGGGAGGACTGGAAGATACTTCTCTTGCCAAACCAAAGTCAGCAATTTTGACTATACCATTTGTCACCAACAAATTCTCTAAGAAAACAGGAAAAAAACTCCAATTATTTTTAACAGGAATAGAGACAGCATAAGTCCAGTGTAATATTGACAGGCCATGTTACCAGGTTTCAAATCACGGTGGAAATATCCATTATTATGCATATATGCAAGACCTTGCAGTATTTGGACCATAAAATTCCGTATATCCCCTTCACAGAAAGCAACTTGCCTTTCTCTTATAACATCATACAAATTACATTCCTGAAAAGAAAGATCAGCTGACACTTCACGATTGAACAAAGTACAGGAAAAACAATTAGATGCACGTAACAAAAGTAGCTTGGAAAAACCAAATGCTTGAGCTGACAGAAGAAGCTTACACTTCTCACAGAATAAGCTATAATGTATATCACAAACACAAGGAAATAATAGCTATGGTTCACTCAGTTAATTAGGAAACCTAAGTGAATTGACATTACAATCAATCTATGACAACGTGCACAGAGGCGTGAGGGTGAGTAGGGGACATTGTTGTTAATCCAAGCCAATGTGCATGCACGCTAAATTGAGAATTAAGTTATTGCCACTATACTATTATCATGACCCCTACTATCATCTCAGCATGTGTAGCACAGAAACGATATGGCAGAAGTAGCAAAGGACCAACCATGTGTTCAAAGATGAAGAACAGCTCATGGTTTTCCATTGTCACCTCCTTCAGCTTCACAATGTTAGGGTGAATTAGTTTTTGAAGAGCCTGCAGAAAGATTCTTTGTTAA
This window contains:
- the LOC120687403 gene encoding cyclin-dependent kinase F-3-like isoform X1 — its product is MERYKIIREIGDGTCGNVFMAYNVETNEIVAVKKMKRKFFQWEECVSLREVKALQKLIHPNIVKLKEVTMENHELFFIFEHMECNLYDVIRERQVAFCEGDIRNFMVQILQGLAYMHNNGYFHRDLKPENLLVTNGIVKIADFGLAREVSSSPPYTDYVSTRWYRAPEVLLQSSAYTPAIDMWAVGAILAELFTLSPLFPGESETDQLYKICTVLGTPDCTVWPEGMNLPGSSSFKFFQIPPRNLWELIPNASLEAIDLIQRLCSWDPRRRPTAEQTLQHPFFNVCNWVPRPVHDTSHTKTNEPKAHPKLELNLWDFSTEPDDCFLDLTLSLKPSFPGTDLANHVPQRTEEEILLYSGFENTPVKPAGFWPLVPSDRPIGDVPAIPSWQQAYMVDSQASLPGFSGSPFGLSLQPSLLENRSLAPIRQVNFF
- the LOC120687403 gene encoding cyclin-dependent kinase F-3-like isoform X2, which translates into the protein MERYKIIREIGDGTCGNVFMAYNVETNEIVAVKKMKRKFFQWEECVSLREVKALQKLIHPNIVKLKEVTMENHELFFIFEHMECNLYDVIRERQVAFCEGDIRNFMVQILQGLAYMHNNGYFHRDLKPENLLVTNGIVKIADFGLAREVSSSPPYTDYVSTRWYRAPEVLLQSSAYTPAIDMWAVGAILAELFTLSPLFPGESETDQLYKICTVLGTPDCTVWPEGMNLPGSSSFKFFQIPPRNLWELIPNASLEAIDLIQRLCSWDPRRRPTAEQTLQHPFFNVCNWVPRPVHDTSHTKTNEPKAHPKLELNLWDFSTEPDDCFLDLTLSLKPSFPGTDLANHVPQRTEEEILLYSGFENTPVKPGFWPLVPSDRPIGDVPAIPSWQQAYMVDSQASLPGFSGSPFGLSLQPSLLENRSLAPIRQVNFF
- the LOC120687403 gene encoding cyclin-dependent kinase F-3-like isoform X3 translates to MERYKIIREIGDGTCGNVFMAYNVETNEIVAVKKMKRKFFQWEECVSLREVKALQKLIHPNIVKLKEVTMENHELFFIFEHMECNLYDVIRERQVAFCEGDIRNFMVQILQGLAYMHNNGYFHRDLKPENLLVTNGIVKIADFGLAREVSSSPPYTDYVSTRWYRAPEVLLQSSAYTPAIDMWAVGAILAELFTLSPLFPGESETDQLYKICTVLGTPDCTVWPEGMNLPGSSSFKFFQIPPRNLWELIPNASLEAIDLIQRLCSWDPRRRPTAEQTLQHPFFNVCNWVPRPVHDTSHTKTNEPKAHPKLELNLWDFSTEPDDCFLDLTLSLKPSFPGTDLANHVPQRTEEEILLYSGFENTPVKPGFWPLVPSDRPIGDVPAIPSWQQAYMVDRRHCQDFLVLHSGCHYSRACLRTVH